One window from the genome of Epinephelus moara isolate mb chromosome 21, YSFRI_EMoa_1.0, whole genome shotgun sequence encodes:
- the LOC126408797 gene encoding epidermal growth factor receptor-like produces MATRLVKWISLTSLLCLGCSVLAEGKVCQGIANRLNLLGSREDHYLNMVKTYSNCTVVLENLEVTYMEEHHDLSFLSSIEEVGGYVLIALNTASRIPLQNLRIIRGHKLYEGLYGLAVLTNYNKHTGQDTDELLLTSLTEILKGGVKFGTNQPCNVETIQWYDIVNAESKPKMVLPLPNSPRRCKKCDPSCFNGSCWAPGPENCQILTKLNCAQQCSKRCKGPSPSDCCNEHCAAGCTGPRPTDCLACRDFQDDGVCKDSCPGLMRYDPNLHQLVPNPHGKYNFGATCVKSCPHNYVVTDHGACVRTCSGNTYEVDEGGVRKCAKCDGLCPKVCDGLGSGNLTHTLSVNATNIDSFKNCTKINGNIAIIRTSIHGDPYTKTPKMEPAQLEVFKTVKEITGYLLIQMWPESLSSLSPFENLEIVRGRTKRGSRSLMMAQLGISYLGLRSLREISDGDVVIMKNRNLCYTDKSHWKGLFKSESQSATIEENANAATCALRNNTCDRKCSTDSCWGPGPDMCFACRDYSRDGSCVDSCNILEGELRETVVNKTCVECHPECQRMNGTATCSAPGPGKCTKCANFQDGLFCVSRCPQGVPGEDDTLVWKYADTMKVCKPCHKNCTQG; encoded by the exons TATGCCAAGGCATCGCCAACCGTTTAAACCTTCTGGGTTCCAGAGAGGATCACTACCTGAACATGGTGAAGACCTACAGCAACTGCACTGTGGTCCTGGAGAACCTGGAGGTCACCTACATGGAGGAGCACCACGACCTGTCCTTCCTCTCG tCTATTGAAGAAGTGGGCGGCTATGTGCTGATCGCCCTCAACACAGCCTCCAGGATTCCTCTGCAGAATCTGCGCATCATTCGAGGTCATAAGCTCTATGAGGGACTGTATGGCCTCGCTGTGCTTACCAATTATAACAAACATACAGGTCAGGACACCGATGAGCTTCTTCTGACCAGCCTGACAG aaattCTTAAAGGAGGTGTAAAGTTTGGGACCAACCAGCCATGCAATGTGGAAACAATACAGTGGTATGACATTGTCAACGCTGAAAGCAAACCCAAAATGGTGCTTCCATTACCCAACAGTCCTCGACGTT GTAAAAAATGTGACCCAAGCTGCTTCAATGGTTCATGCTGGGCACCTGGTCCTGAAAACTGCCAGATCT TAACAAAGCTGAACTGTGCACAGCAGTgctcaaagagatgcaaagggcCTTCACCCAGTGACTGTTGTAATGAGCACTGTGCTGCGGGCTGCACAGGACCGCGGCCCACTGACTGTCTG GCCTGTCGGGACTTCCAGGACGACGGGGTGTGTAAGGACTCCTGCCCCGGCCTCATGCGCTATGACCCCAACCTGCACCAGCTGGTTCCTAACCCACATGGAAAGTACAACTTCGGGGCCACGTGTGTGAAGAGCTGCCCAC ATAACTATGTTGTTACTGATCACGGAGCGTGTGTGCGGACGTGCAGTGGGAACACATACGAGGTGGACGAGGGAGGAGTCAGGAAGTGCGCCAAGTGTGACGGACTGTGTCCAAAAG tgtgtgatgGACTTGGATCAGGAAACCTGACTCACACTCTGTCTGTCAATGCCACCAACATTGACTCTTTCAAAAACTGCACGAAAATCAATGGGAACATTGCTATCATCCGCACATCGATTCATGG GGATCCGTATACCAAAACACCAAAGATGGAGCCTGCCCAGCTTGAGGTGTTTAAGACAGTTAAGGAAATTACTG GATACTTGTTGATTCAGATGTGGCCAGAGAGCCTGAGCTCACTCAGTCCTTTCGAGAATCTGGAGATCGTTCGAGGACGAACTAAACG TGGTAGCCGCAGTTTGATGATGGCTCAGCTCGGCATCAGCTACTTGGGCCTCCGCTCCCTGAGAGAAATCAGCGATGGAGATGTGGTCATCATGAAGAACCGGAACCTGTGCTACACTGACAAAAGCCACTGGAAGGGCCTCTTCAAATCAGAAAGCCAGAGTGCTACCATAGAGGAAAATGCTAATGCTGCCACATGTG ccCTGAGGAACAACACTTGTGACAGGAAGTGTTCCACGGACAGCTGCTGGGGCCCTGGCCCGGACATGTGTTTCGCCTGCCGTGACTACAGCCGTGATGGGAGCTGTGTTGACTCctgcaacatcctggaggg GGAGCTGCGGGAGACTGTCGTGAATAAAACCTGCGTGGAGTGTCACCCCGAGTGTCAACGCATGAATGGGACCGCAACCTGCAGTGCGCCT GGTCCTGGAAAATGTACTAAGTGTGCCAACTTCCAAGACGGCCTGTTCTGTGTGTCCCGGTGTCCTCAAGGCGTGCCAGGCGAGGACGACACGCTGGTGTGGAAATACGCAGATACGATGAAAGTGTGCAAGCCCTGCCACAAAAACTGCACTCAAGGGTAA